Genomic window (Nitrosophilus kaiyonis):
TCCATATAAAAATGAAATCATCAAATATGAAGTTCTTGCGAGAATAAAAAACGGAGATAAAATTGAGTCAATTTTTCCTTATTTAGATATTGCTAAAGAGACAAAGCTTTATGAAAATCTTACAAAAGTTATATTTGAAAAAAGTTTTGATTTTTTTAAAAATAAAGATTTGCCTTTTTCTTTGAATATATCGATGGAAGATATATCAAATCCATCACTGCTCAAATTTTTAGGAAATCTATTTAGCAAATATCCAGATATCGCAAAAAAAGTAACTTTTGAAATTTTGGAAAGTGCTGCTATTACTGATTATGATGCAGTTAGAGATTTTGTATCTATTGTAAAAAGCATGGGATCACAAATAGCAATAGATGATTTTGGAAGCGGTTTTTCAAATTTTGAGCATATTTTAAATTTAAATATAGACTATATCAAAATTGATGGGTCATTAATTAAAGATATTTCCAAAAATCCTCATGCAGAGCTTATTGTAAAAACAATAAAAAATTTTGCTGATGAAGCAAATATTAAAACAATAGCTGAGTTTGTTCATTCAAAAGAGGTTTTAGAGAAAGTAAAAGAGCTTGGTATAGATTATGCACAAGGATTTTACTTGGCTAAGCCTTGCCCAGAAATTAAGGATGAATTATGCAAGAAAAACTTTTAAGTACATGTAAAGAGATTCTCTCATCACAAGATTTAAAAATTTCAGATAAAATATTAAATGAACTTAATGAAAAAAAATATTTAGCATCATTTTACGAAAAAGATAATGAATTTTTCTTAAAAATATACTCTCAAAAACCTCTCATTCTTTCTGAAATTATTCCACTTTTACATGATATTGGATTTATAATAATTGATGAAGTCACTTACGATATTGATATTGACAACAAAAAAATTTTTATTATTAGATTTCTTTTAGATATCAAAGATAAAGAAAACCTAATAAAAGCAAAAGAAAATATTACTGAAATAATTGAAAAAGCCTTAAAGAAAGAGACTATTTTTAGATGCAAACTATACTCTTTAACATTAAAAGAAAATCTAAACTTAAAAGAGATAGTATTAATTAGAGCACTTATTAGATATGAAAATCAAATAGTTACTGAATTTAATGAAACAGCTATCACTAAAACGGTTTTAAAAAATCATTCTATTATAAAAGCACTTGTTGATCTATTTATTATTAAATTCGACCCAACAATTAAAAATAGAAAAAACAGAATAAAAAATAAAAAAGAAGAGATTGAAAATCTTTTAAAAGAGATAAGAAATATAAATGAAGATAAAATTATTAGAATATTATATAGAATTGTTGACCACTCTCTTAGAACAAACTTCTTTTTAAATAAAGAGACAATCAGTATAAAAATTGATACAAAATCTTTAGAAAATTATCTTCTTGGAATCCAGCCAGCAATAGAAATTTTTGTATACCATAATAAATTTAATGGTGTACATCTTAGAATGGGAAAAGTAAGTAGAGGTGGAATAAGATGGAGCGATAGATATGATGATTATAGAGAAGAGATAAAATCTCTTATGAGCACTCAAGAGGCAAAAAATGCAATCATCGTTCCATCTGGTGCAAAGGGTGGATTTGTTATTTATAAAGAAAAAAGCGAACTTAGTTTTGATGAATTTAAAAACTTCTATTCTTTATTCATAGACTCTTTATTAGACCTAATTGATAATAAAAAAGATAACAAAATTGTAAAGAATAGAAAAATTATATCTTATGATAAAGATGATTTCTATTTTGTTGTTGCTCCTGATAAAGGGACCTCATCTATGAGTGATGTTGCAAATGAAATCGCTATAAAAAGAGATTTTTGGCTAAAAGATGCATTTGCAAGTGGAGGAAGTAAAGGATATAACCATAAAGAGCTTGGAGTTACTGCAAAGGGAGCATGGAAAAGTGTTTCAAGATTTTTCATAGAAAAAAATATAGATATCTATAAAGATAGCATTACTGTTGTTGGAATTGGCTCAATGAGAGGGGATGTATTTGGAAATGGTATGCTCATAAATTCAAACATAAAGCTATTAGGAGCCATAAGTCATAATGAAATTTTTATAGATCCAGATCCAAATCCAAAAATTTCTTTTCAAGAGAGACTTCGATTATTTAAAAAAGGTGCACACTGGAGAGAGTATGATAAAAGTAAAATAAGCGAAGGTGGAGGGGTATTTTCAAGAGATGCAAAAAGTATAACCCTTACACCACAAATAAAAAAACTTTTAAATATAAATAAAAACGAATTAAATGGAGAAGAGTTAGCTAAAAAACTTCTTTGTTTAAAAGTAGATCTTTTATACAACGGTGGAGTTGGAACATATGTAAAATCAAGCGATGAAATCAATCTATATCTAAGTGATAAAGAGAATGAAGGTGTAAGAGTAAACGCAAATGAGTTAAAATGTTTTGCTGTATGTGAAGGTGGAAATTTAGGATTTACTCAAAAAGCAAGAATAGAGTATGCAAGAAATGGTGGAAAAATAAATCTTGATAGCATTGACAATTCAGCAGGTGTTGACACATCTGACCATGAAGTAAATCTCAAAATAGTTCTAAATAGCTTAAAAGATAAAAATATAATAGATGAAAATGAAAGAATAAATACACTAAAATCATTAACAGATAAAGTTTTAAACTCTGTTTACTGGACAAATTACCTTCAACCTCTTGCTATTACTCTTGATGAGAAAAGGTCAAAAGAGGATTTAGAGAAATTTATAAAAACTGTTGAGGTTTTAGAAAAAAATATAAAAATATTTAAAAGAAGAGACTTTTCTATACCAAAACCAACAGATTTTGAAACTATTCTAACAAAAGATGGAGCAATTGTTAGGCCAATACTTGGAATACTTCTTTCTTATTCTAAAATTTTTATAAAACAGATTTTATTAAAAAGTGATTTTTTAGATTCGGCTTTTGCTAGGCATTATCTATTTAAATATTTTCCAAAATCTTTTGTATCTGTATATGAAGATGAAATAGAAAACCATCCACTAAAAAGAGAGATAACTGCAACAGTTATAGCAAATAAAATAATAAATTTTGCTGGTAGCAGTTTTATCGTAGATTTTGAAAACCTAAAAGAAGAAAAATTTGTTAAAAAAATTGAATCATATCTTGTTATAAATCAGTTACTAAATGCAAATGATATTAGATTTGAATTATATAGAAGTGATTTAAAAATAGACTCAAATATTCAATATAAACTTCTTTTAGAATTAGAAAATTCTATAAATTTTAGTGTAAATTGGATGATAAAACATCAAAAAAATATTGATCCTATTTTTATTTTAGGATACAAACATGAATTAAATGAAATTTTAGAAAGAGGCAAAAAAAGAATAAAAATAAAAGAGTATATAAAAGACAATAAATCAATAAATCTTTTTTATTCATATTTAGAATATTTAAAATTCTTAGCTGCAGCAATCGAGATTAAAGAGAAAACTCCACACAGTTTTAAAGATGTTGCAAAACTTTTCTTTTTAATTATAGATTTTTTCAAAATCAATGAGATTCTTAATATTATTAATGAGTATAAACCTCTTTTGGAATATGAAAAAAAGGTAAAATTCCAGCTTGAACAGCTCTTGCAATTTTTTGTAGTAAAACTTGCAAAAAGAGTTTTAGTATATACAAGAGCTGATGAAAATATTGAAAATAGTTTTAAAAAATATCTATCTTCAGAGATAGAAAATTATGAAAATATTTTAAAAGAGATAAAAAACTTTTGCACTAAAAAACACCAAAATCTATATGTAATTACATATATTGTAAATTCTTTGTCTCTGCTTCTTATTTAAAGGAACTTTAAAAGTTTTCTAATAATTTTTCTACTCTATTAATTGTCTCATCTTTTCCTATTATTGCCATTATATCTGAAAGGTCTGGACCAGATAATTTTCCCACCAAAGCAACTCTTAAAGGCTGACCTATTTTTCCAAATCCTATATTTTTCTCTTTTACAACTTCTTCTATTATTTTATGAAAATCTACAGGTAAATGAGCATCAATTGATTTTAGCTTATCTAAAAAGAGATTTAGAATCTCTTTATATTCACCTTTTAAAGCTTTCTTTACCGCTTTTTCATCATACTCTTTTGGAGATTCTAAAATCTCTTTTGCCATATCGGCTAACTCTTTTATTGTTTTTGCTCGCTCTTTTAATGCATCAAGAAGTATCTCTTTTTTATCATGGCTTTCCAAAAATAGATCATAATCTTCTAATAATTTTATAAGTCTATCATTTGAACTATTTTTTATATAGTGAGAATTTAGCCAATCAAGTTTGCTTAGATTATATGCTGAAGCAGATTTATTTATATCTTTAGGATCAAAAAGCTCTAACATCTCCTCAAGAGTAAATATCTCTTGATCTTTATAACTCCATCCAAGCCTAACAAGAAAATTTAAAAGTGCCTCTGGAAGGTACCCCATTTTTTTATATTCCATCACATCCATTGCACCATCACGCTTACTAAGTTTTTTTCCTTGCTCATTTAAAATCATTGGAACATGATAAAATTTAGGCAATTTTAAACCCAAAGCCTCATAAACAATGATCTGTTTTGGTGTATTATAAAGATGATCATCTCCTCTAATAATATCTGTTACTCCCATTAAAGCATCATCAATTGCAACAACAAAATTGTATGTAGGTGTTCCATCACTTCTTGCAATAATAAAATCATCTAACTCTTCTGCTCTAATAGTTATAGTTCCTTTTATACCATCTTCAAATATGATATCTCCCTCAAGAGGAGCCTTTATCCTAACAACTGGCTTAACACCTTCAGGAGGTGTTCCTGTAAAGTCTCTATATCTTCTATCATATCTTGGTCTCTCACCCCTTTCTTGCTGCTCTTGTCTTAATTTGTCAAGTTCCTCTTTAGTCATATAGCAATAATATGCTTTTCCTTCATCTAAAAGCTTATTTATATATTTTTTATAAATATTAAATCTTTTTGATTGATATGCCACCTCTCCATCATAATCTAATCCAACCCAATCAAAAGCTTTTAAAATTGCTTCTGTTGCCTCTTGTGAATTTCTAGAAAGGTCTGTATCTTCAATTCTTAATATAAATTTTCCACCATTTTTTCTTGCCCAAAGCCAGTTAAAAAGTGCTGTTCTTAGTCCTCCTATATGTAAAAACCCTGTTGGACTTGGTGCGAATCTTGTTACAACCATTTTAACCCTTTAAATTTTTTTTTAATTTTAATCTATTCTTAGTTAAAAGCTGGTAAAATCTTGATTTAGTAATTAGAGATTTAAAAAAGGCATATTTATGAAAAAAATATTATTTATTTTAATATTTACTATACCAACTATTTTTGCTGGCTTAATTGATGGTATAGCAATTATCGTAAACAATGAACCAATAACTATGATAGAGATATTAAAAACTGCAAAGACTTTAAACATTAGCAAAAAAAAGGCAGCTGAGCTTTTAATTGATGAAAGACTTCAAGAGGCACAGATAAAAAAACTGGGAATTACTGTTGATGATTTTGAACTAGAAAATGAGATAGAAAAATTTGCACAAAAAAAAGGTCTTTCGTTATATGAATTTAAAGAGATACTAAAACAAAAAGGGATAAAGTGGGAAGAGTATAAAGATAGTTTTAAAAAACAGCTTCTAAAAAAGAAATTTTTTAAAAAAATTGCAGCAACAAAACTTACTCGTCCAGATGAAGAAGAGATAAAAGAGTATTATAAAAAACATTTAGAAGAGTTTTCTTTGCCAAAATATGTTGAAATAGTAAAATATATATCAAAAGATAAAGCATCTTTACAAAAAATTATGCAAAATCCTTTGATTTCCATTCCTGGTATACAAATAGGAGAAGAAAAAGTAGAATTTTCGCAAATAAATCCAAAAATTGCTTTTCTTTTAAAAGATACTAAAGAGGGAAGTTTTACTCCTATTATTCCATTTGGAAAACAGTTTCTAACTATATTTGTAAAAAAGAAAATAGATATTACCCCAA
Coding sequences:
- a CDS encoding NAD-glutamate dehydrogenase domain-containing protein, with translation MQEKLLSTCKEILSSQDLKISDKILNELNEKKYLASFYEKDNEFFLKIYSQKPLILSEIIPLLHDIGFIIIDEVTYDIDIDNKKIFIIRFLLDIKDKENLIKAKENITEIIEKALKKETIFRCKLYSLTLKENLNLKEIVLIRALIRYENQIVTEFNETAITKTVLKNHSIIKALVDLFIIKFDPTIKNRKNRIKNKKEEIENLLKEIRNINEDKIIRILYRIVDHSLRTNFFLNKETISIKIDTKSLENYLLGIQPAIEIFVYHNKFNGVHLRMGKVSRGGIRWSDRYDDYREEIKSLMSTQEAKNAIIVPSGAKGGFVIYKEKSELSFDEFKNFYSLFIDSLLDLIDNKKDNKIVKNRKIISYDKDDFYFVVAPDKGTSSMSDVANEIAIKRDFWLKDAFASGGSKGYNHKELGVTAKGAWKSVSRFFIEKNIDIYKDSITVVGIGSMRGDVFGNGMLINSNIKLLGAISHNEIFIDPDPNPKISFQERLRLFKKGAHWREYDKSKISEGGGVFSRDAKSITLTPQIKKLLNINKNELNGEELAKKLLCLKVDLLYNGGVGTYVKSSDEINLYLSDKENEGVRVNANELKCFAVCEGGNLGFTQKARIEYARNGGKINLDSIDNSAGVDTSDHEVNLKIVLNSLKDKNIIDENERINTLKSLTDKVLNSVYWTNYLQPLAITLDEKRSKEDLEKFIKTVEVLEKNIKIFKRRDFSIPKPTDFETILTKDGAIVRPILGILLSYSKIFIKQILLKSDFLDSAFARHYLFKYFPKSFVSVYEDEIENHPLKREITATVIANKIINFAGSSFIVDFENLKEEKFVKKIESYLVINQLLNANDIRFELYRSDLKIDSNIQYKLLLELENSINFSVNWMIKHQKNIDPIFILGYKHELNEILERGKKRIKIKEYIKDNKSINLFYSYLEYLKFLAAAIEIKEKTPHSFKDVAKLFFLIIDFFKINEILNIINEYKPLLEYEKKVKFQLEQLLQFFVVKLAKRVLVYTRADENIENSFKKYLSSEIENYENILKEIKNFCTKKHQNLYVITYIVNSLSLLLI
- a CDS encoding peptidylprolyl isomerase encodes the protein MKKILFILIFTIPTIFAGLIDGIAIIVNNEPITMIEILKTAKTLNISKKKAAELLIDERLQEAQIKKLGITVDDFELENEIEKFAQKKGLSLYEFKEILKQKGIKWEEYKDSFKKQLLKKKFFKKIAATKLTRPDEEEIKEYYKKHLEEFSLPKYVEIVKYISKDKASLQKIMQNPLISIPGIQIGEEKVEFSQINPKIAFLLKDTKEGSFTPIIPFGKQFLTIFVKKKIDITPIPYEQAKNMVLSKMIEEKREKAIKEYLAKLKVSAKIKVLRLP
- the gltX gene encoding glutamate--tRNA ligase translates to MVVTRFAPSPTGFLHIGGLRTALFNWLWARKNGGKFILRIEDTDLSRNSQEATEAILKAFDWVGLDYDGEVAYQSKRFNIYKKYINKLLDEGKAYYCYMTKEELDKLRQEQQERGERPRYDRRYRDFTGTPPEGVKPVVRIKAPLEGDIIFEDGIKGTITIRAEELDDFIIARSDGTPTYNFVVAIDDALMGVTDIIRGDDHLYNTPKQIIVYEALGLKLPKFYHVPMILNEQGKKLSKRDGAMDVMEYKKMGYLPEALLNFLVRLGWSYKDQEIFTLEEMLELFDPKDINKSASAYNLSKLDWLNSHYIKNSSNDRLIKLLEDYDLFLESHDKKEILLDALKERAKTIKELADMAKEILESPKEYDEKAVKKALKGEYKEILNLFLDKLKSIDAHLPVDFHKIIEEVVKEKNIGFGKIGQPLRVALVGKLSGPDLSDIMAIIGKDETINRVEKLLENF